The following are encoded together in the Deltaproteobacteria bacterium genome:
- a CDS encoding glutamate synthase, with protein MEPASRLDHNGQLTLQDFPYIIQWREDRCTRCGRCTAVCPQQAIEPAVFARRLVYSESGTLMPSTIRKITHGIRQVNDIERYCTGCGMCSLVCPNAAIAPYYNPRHKFLFHKNLGGTPYKRGGRRNDPSPSTLDKLKFTRISMLTDPALDAGRHEFHIRTLLGRILPPEKLPLKVKDNLLTVGDDTFIPPVREIFPIRIGSMSIGAVSPPMWEGLAMGITYLNEVEGMPVVMCSGEGGMPPRLLRSRFLKYFIPQIASGYFGWDEIIHALPDMVEDPCAIEIKYGQGAKPGDGGLLMSYKVLKLIAGIRGVPMYVDLASPPTHQTKYSIEEAVAKMIQSMSMAWGFRVPVYPKISGTRTARAVLNNLARNPYAAALCIDGEDGGTGAAYNISMDKMGHPIASNIRDCYLDLVRQGKQNELPLIAAGGMGKTGNLAANAAAMIMLGASAVDMGKYIMQAAAGCLGDEYNRCNLCNTGKCPRGITTQNPRLYRRLDPDKVAERVVEVFKSAETELKKIFAPMGRSTQLPIGMSDGLSVGDKAIAERLEIDYAC; from the coding sequence ATGGAACCAGCTTCACGGCTAGACCACAATGGACAATTGACGCTGCAAGACTTCCCTTACATTATACAATGGAGGGAAGACCGTTGTACCCGCTGCGGCCGTTGTACTGCTGTGTGCCCGCAGCAGGCTATTGAGCCGGCTGTCTTTGCCCGGCGCCTTGTGTACTCTGAATCCGGGACCCTGATGCCCAGCACTATACGAAAGATAACCCACGGGATCCGCCAGGTTAATGACATTGAACGTTACTGCACCGGTTGCGGAATGTGCAGCCTGGTATGTCCGAATGCGGCAATCGCCCCGTATTACAATCCGCGGCACAAATTTCTGTTTCACAAGAACCTTGGAGGAACGCCGTATAAGCGCGGCGGGAGGCGCAATGATCCCAGCCCAAGCACTCTGGACAAGCTCAAGTTCACCCGCATCTCGATGCTGACAGACCCCGCCCTGGATGCAGGCAGGCACGAGTTCCATATCCGGACCCTTTTAGGGCGTATCCTGCCCCCTGAGAAGCTGCCCCTCAAGGTGAAGGATAACTTATTGACAGTAGGAGACGATACCTTCATCCCTCCTGTGAGGGAGATATTCCCCATCCGTATCGGGAGCATGTCCATAGGCGCCGTTTCCCCGCCCATGTGGGAGGGCCTGGCAATGGGCATCACCTATCTCAATGAGGTGGAGGGGATGCCGGTGGTTATGTGTTCCGGGGAAGGCGGCATGCCGCCCAGGCTCCTGCGCTCCCGCTTCCTGAAGTATTTCATACCTCAGATCGCATCCGGCTACTTCGGATGGGATGAGATCATTCACGCCCTGCCGGATATGGTTGAGGATCCGTGTGCCATCGAGATCAAGTACGGCCAGGGTGCAAAGCCGGGGGACGGCGGCCTTCTGATGTCCTACAAGGTACTGAAGCTTATTGCCGGAATCCGCGGTGTCCCTATGTACGTCGATCTCGCCTCCCCCCCCACACACCAGACTAAATACTCCATCGAGGAGGCAGTGGCCAAGATGATCCAGTCCATGTCCATGGCCTGGGGTTTCCGTGTGCCGGTCTATCCCAAGATCTCCGGCACCAGGACCGCCCGGGCGGTCCTTAACAACCTGGCCAGAAATCCTTATGCCGCTGCCTTGTGCATTGATGGTGAAGACGGCGGGACCGGAGCGGCCTATAATATTTCTATGGACAAAATGGGGCATCCCATTGCTTCCAATATCAGAGACTGCTATCTGGATCTGGTCAGACAGGGGAAACAGAACGAGCTTCCGCTCATCGCTGCCGGTGGAATGGGCAAGACAGGGAACCTGGCAGCAAATGCCGCTGCCATGATCATGCTCGGGGCCAGCGCCGTAGATATGGGGAAATATATCATGCAGGCCGCAGCCGGGTGCCTGGGCGACGAGTACAACCGGTGTAACCTTTGCAACACCGGCAAGTGCCCACGGGGCATTACCACTCAAAACCCCAGGCTTTACCGCCGGCTGGACCCTGATAAAGTGGCTGAACGTGTGGTAGAGGTCTTCAAGAGCGCTGAGACAGAGCTGAAAAAGATATTTGCCCCCATGGGCCGGAGTACGCAGTTGCCAATCGGCATGTCGGACGGCCTCAGCGTAGGTGACAAGGCTATAGCGGAGAGGCTAGAGATTGATTATGCCTGCTAA
- a CDS encoding TIGR00153 family protein: MRLLISSLFHRSPFEDLQKHADKVKECTRLFREAVVCHIGQECKRFDLLTEQVARLESEADDIKRNIRNHLPRGILMPVDKFEFFDYLREQDKVLDEVEEALFWLSFRPEGIPAELAADIHDLVEAVIPPIEKLPELVTLAREYFKSRSEKQRIRMKSLIRDIRQYEREADHLERELKFKIFTTIKDALVVYHLVRLVEHIGAIADHAQNASDRMRAMIAK, from the coding sequence ATGCGCTTATTAATCAGCTCGCTGTTTCACAGATCTCCTTTTGAAGATCTGCAAAAGCACGCCGACAAGGTCAAAGAATGCACCCGGCTTTTCAGGGAAGCCGTTGTTTGTCATATCGGTCAGGAATGCAAACGGTTCGACCTCCTGACAGAACAGGTAGCCCGTCTGGAAAGCGAGGCCGATGATATCAAGCGCAATATCCGCAACCATCTGCCCAGGGGCATCCTCATGCCTGTGGATAAGTTTGAGTTCTTTGACTACCTGAGGGAGCAGGATAAGGTCCTGGATGAGGTAGAAGAGGCCCTGTTCTGGTTATCCTTTCGGCCCGAAGGTATTCCGGCCGAGTTGGCTGCAGATATTCATGACCTGGTCGAAGCCGTGATTCCGCCCATTGAAAAATTACCCGAACTGGTAACCCTTGCCAGAGAGTATTTCAAGAGCAGGTCCGAAAAGCAAAGGATCAGGATGAAGAGCCTTATACGGGACATTCGCCAATATGAAAGAGAGGCCGACCATCTGGAGCGGGAACTGAAATTCAAGATTTTCACCACCATCAAAGATGCCCTGGTAGTATATCACCTGGTCAGGCTGGTTGAGCATATAGGCGCTATTGCCGATCATGCGCAGAATGCCTCTGACCGCATGCGGGCCATGATTGCAAAATGA
- a CDS encoding 4Fe-4S ferredoxin, with amino-acid sequence MTSEKVTINGNPGGRRVSSKALEERIQQAITDGARQLVVEAQGQHGIGGRIWPRNEKVSITVRGPVGQRLGSMGMYGTEIVVEGSCSDDVGWLNCGARITVLGDVTNGAHNAGAQGILYVQGGGGARCDTMTKRNPRFEPLQSWYFRDVGDSFAEFKAGGIAVVCGVNPRNPENILGYRPCVGMVGGTIYFRGPIKGYSARDVRLADLTSKDWEWLTENIKPYLKAIDRTEYHDLLAQDPSHWKKLIAYTPAERTARPGLKMPLSEFHVQVWEKDVGRGGIFGEYIEHPQTVLPYITTGADRRLKPVWNNEKYLPPCVAACPSGIPSNKRAALIREGRLEEALSLVLKYSPFPATVCGQLCPNLCMQACTRAQFDRPVDIAAMGRLSLDVPAPKPASPTGRKVGIIGGGPGGMSAAWQLALRGHEVDLYEAAGKLGGKVESCIPRERLNHEVLEKEISRFTEIGVHVHLGQRIDLNAFREIYRNHEVVIIACGAHQPRTIPFPGNEDVTAGIEFLKAVNLGKKPDLTGQKVVIIGAGNVGMDIACEAYNCGAESVTAVDIQAPASFGREREAAKSRGTRILYPKITERYDKAARTIYFKDGTSLEADTVIISIGEVPILDFLPREIHTERGYIVVNEMGQTSDVKVFAVGDATQPGLITHAIGAGRRAAEAIHAMMMHTDYEPEKRPAIPCDRIKLVYYEVSHGEEFVPEQEADRCASCGACRDCHMCETACYHGAIKRLGGPGGEFEYTVIEDKCIGCGFCAAICPCGVWEMEENI; translated from the coding sequence ATGACTTCGGAAAAAGTGACAATTAACGGTAATCCCGGCGGCCGCCGTGTCTCCTCCAAGGCCCTGGAAGAGCGGATACAGCAGGCCATCACTGACGGGGCCCGGCAACTGGTTGTCGAGGCACAGGGGCAACATGGCATCGGCGGCCGGATCTGGCCCAGGAATGAGAAGGTCTCCATAACCGTTCGCGGGCCGGTGGGCCAGCGCCTGGGCAGTATGGGCATGTACGGGACGGAGATTGTGGTTGAAGGCAGCTGTTCAGACGATGTGGGCTGGCTCAACTGCGGTGCCAGGATCACGGTGCTGGGGGATGTGACCAATGGGGCACATAATGCCGGTGCACAGGGGATTCTGTATGTGCAGGGCGGCGGCGGTGCCCGTTGTGATACAATGACTAAAAGGAATCCCCGCTTTGAACCGCTCCAGTCCTGGTATTTCAGAGACGTGGGTGATTCCTTTGCCGAATTCAAGGCAGGGGGCATTGCGGTGGTCTGCGGCGTAAATCCCCGAAATCCTGAAAACATTCTGGGCTATCGGCCCTGTGTGGGCATGGTGGGCGGTACCATCTACTTCCGTGGCCCTATTAAGGGATACAGCGCCAGGGATGTCAGACTTGCGGATCTTACCTCCAAAGACTGGGAGTGGCTTACTGAAAACATAAAGCCGTATCTAAAGGCGATAGACCGGACTGAGTACCACGATCTTTTGGCCCAGGACCCATCGCACTGGAAAAAACTAATTGCCTATACCCCTGCAGAGCGCACGGCGCGACCGGGATTGAAGATGCCCCTCAGCGAATTTCATGTCCAGGTCTGGGAAAAGGATGTGGGCCGGGGAGGTATCTTCGGAGAATATATCGAGCACCCGCAGACGGTACTTCCCTATATCACGACCGGCGCAGACCGCCGGCTCAAACCGGTCTGGAACAACGAGAAATATCTCCCTCCATGCGTAGCTGCATGTCCTTCGGGGATACCCTCGAATAAACGCGCGGCCCTTATCAGGGAAGGTCGTCTGGAAGAGGCCCTTTCCCTCGTCCTGAAATACAGCCCTTTCCCGGCAACGGTCTGCGGCCAGCTCTGCCCGAATCTCTGCATGCAGGCCTGTACCCGCGCACAATTTGACAGACCTGTGGACATCGCCGCTATGGGACGGCTTAGTCTGGATGTGCCTGCCCCAAAACCTGCATCCCCTACCGGGCGTAAAGTTGGTATCATCGGCGGCGGGCCCGGAGGTATGTCAGCGGCCTGGCAACTGGCCCTCAGGGGGCATGAAGTAGATCTCTATGAGGCGGCCGGAAAACTCGGGGGCAAGGTGGAATCCTGTATCCCCAGAGAACGCCTGAACCATGAGGTGCTGGAAAAGGAGATCTCCCGCTTCACAGAGATCGGAGTACATGTACATCTTGGCCAGCGAATTGACCTGAATGCATTCCGGGAGATTTACCGGAATCATGAAGTCGTGATCATTGCCTGCGGTGCACACCAGCCCCGCACCATCCCCTTTCCTGGAAACGAAGATGTCACGGCCGGCATCGAGTTCTTAAAGGCCGTTAACCTGGGTAAAAAGCCGGACCTAACGGGCCAGAAAGTCGTCATCATCGGCGCCGGAAATGTGGGCATGGACATCGCCTGCGAGGCCTACAACTGCGGAGCAGAGTCGGTTACGGCAGTGGACATCCAGGCCCCTGCCAGTTTCGGAAGGGAGCGGGAGGCGGCAAAGTCAAGAGGGACCCGGATCCTCTATCCCAAAATTACGGAACGCTATGACAAGGCGGCACGGACAATATATTTCAAGGACGGTACGTCTCTTGAGGCCGATACGGTCATCATCTCCATTGGCGAGGTCCCTATTCTGGATTTCCTTCCCCGGGAGATCCATACCGAACGAGGCTATATCGTGGTGAACGAAATGGGCCAGACCTCGGATGTGAAGGTCTTTGCCGTGGGTGACGCCACGCAGCCCGGATTGATCACTCATGCCATTGGTGCAGGACGCAGGGCGGCAGAGGCAATCCATGCCATGATGATGCACACGGATTACGAACCTGAAAAGCGGCCTGCAATTCCCTGCGACCGGATTAAGCTTGTCTATTACGAGGTCTCCCATGGCGAGGAATTTGTCCCGGAACAGGAGGCCGACCGCTGCGCCTCCTGCGGGGCCTGCAGGGATTGCCACATGTGTGAGACCGCATGCTATCACGGGGCAATCAAGAGATTAGGGGGGCCGGGGGGAGAATTCGAGTATACAGTTATCGAAGACAAGTGCATAGGGTGCGGCTTCTGCGCAGCCATTTGCCCCTGTGGGGTGTGGGAGATGGAGGAAAATATTTGA
- a CDS encoding glutamate synthase, producing MCRLSAITSSSYFSPMENILALETMKEGHDGSGLGLVMKDLGGPFEDLKSYPILSGCCTHKGLEMLDDYMQKAGFRVKYSWEPKIKHVAGMETGPRDHYFAKAYQYPSPYEPKAQVEWEQLLLETRLDLRRMGEKDHSLFIFSFYPDCLALKEVGDPLQLGEFFGLDDPSLQAKVILAQGRQNTNYAIYLYACHPFFIQGYCTMTNGENTAFVPIREYLTSRGFPGYMGYNSDSEVFTHILHFSHRQLKYPLTYYKDVITPLKDEEIRERADAEAVSLLKKSLRPLCIDGPNMVIGFIPDGTIFMVQDSKKLRPGVVGGAKGKYALMSEMCGLDRAISRRDRSADIFPSKYDMAIVTPNAREVQVWNQLHG from the coding sequence ACGGCTCCGGTCTTGGCCTGGTCATGAAGGATCTGGGCGGGCCATTTGAGGATCTCAAGAGCTATCCCATCCTTTCCGGCTGCTGTACCCATAAAGGCCTTGAGATGCTGGATGATTACATGCAGAAAGCAGGCTTTCGGGTCAAATACAGTTGGGAGCCGAAGATCAAGCATGTCGCGGGCATGGAGACAGGACCCCGTGACCACTACTTCGCAAAGGCCTATCAGTATCCTTCGCCATATGAGCCGAAGGCCCAGGTTGAGTGGGAACAACTCCTGCTTGAGACCAGGCTGGACCTGAGGCGTATGGGAGAAAAAGATCACTCCCTATTTATATTTTCTTTCTATCCTGATTGTCTCGCATTGAAGGAAGTGGGAGATCCGTTGCAGTTAGGGGAGTTCTTCGGCCTGGATGATCCGTCCCTGCAGGCCAAGGTGATCCTGGCCCAGGGGCGGCAAAATACAAACTACGCCATCTATCTCTATGCCTGCCACCCCTTCTTTATTCAGGGTTATTGCACCATGACTAACGGCGAGAACACGGCCTTTGTTCCTATCCGGGAGTACCTGACCAGCCGCGGATTCCCCGGTTACATGGGCTACAACAGCGACAGCGAGGTATTCACTCATATCCTGCACTTCAGCCACCGGCAACTAAAATATCCCCTGACATATTATAAGGACGTCATTACCCCCTTGAAGGACGAGGAGATCCGCGAGCGAGCGGACGCCGAGGCCGTCAGCCTGCTCAAAAAGAGTCTTCGGCCTCTGTGCATAGACGGTCCCAACATGGTCATCGGTTTTATACCTGATGGAACAATCTTCATGGTACAGGACTCCAAAAAGCTCAGGCCAGGGGTTGTTGGCGGGGCCAAGGGAAAATACGCACTTATGAGCGAGATGTGCGGGCTGGACAGGGCGATCTCCCGGCGTGACCGCTCTGCTGACATTTTTCCTTCAAAATATGACATGGCAATAGTGACACCCAATGCCCGGGAGGTCCAGGTATGGAACCAGCTTCACGGCTAG
- a CDS encoding imidazole glycerol phosphate synthase subunit HisH encodes MIAIIDYKAGNLKSVERALKKLGFPCCITQDREEVLGSERIIFPGVGAAGQAIADLRHLGLDKVLRHAFETGKPILGICLGAQIILDRSEENSTQCLGLISGDVKMFPSPLFSKENERLKIPHMGWNGVHLVKRHPVLEGIKPADEFYFVHSYYPMPASDKCVIGTTDYGIEFPSIIGCKNLIATQFHPEKSGTPGLKILKNFCTWNGHYAE; translated from the coding sequence TTGATTGCGATCATTGATTACAAGGCCGGAAACCTGAAGAGTGTGGAACGTGCTCTTAAGAAGCTGGGGTTTCCCTGTTGTATTACTCAAGACAGGGAAGAAGTACTCGGCTCTGAAAGGATTATCTTTCCCGGAGTGGGGGCGGCCGGTCAGGCAATCGCCGACCTGAGACATCTTGGTCTGGACAAAGTCTTGAGGCATGCCTTTGAGACCGGCAAGCCGATCCTGGGAATATGTCTGGGTGCGCAGATCATACTGGATAGAAGCGAAGAGAACAGTACGCAGTGCTTAGGATTAATCAGCGGAGATGTGAAGATGTTTCCCTCTCCCCTTTTTTCCAAGGAAAATGAGCGCCTTAAAATACCCCATATGGGATGGAACGGCGTTCATTTAGTCAAAAGGCATCCGGTGCTGGAAGGGATTAAGCCGGCTGACGAATTCTATTTTGTCCATTCCTATTATCCAATGCCTGCTTCAGACAAATGCGTCATCGGGACTACTGATTACGGAATAGAGTTTCCGTCCATTATCGGCTGCAAGAACCTGATCGCCACGCAGTTTCATCCTGAAAAGAGCGGAACCCCTGGTCTGAAAATCCTGAAAAACTTCTGTACATGGAACGGTCATTATGCTGAGTAA
- a CDS encoding imidazole glycerol phosphate synthase subunit HisF: MLSKRIIPCLDVRDGKTTKGIKFKENVDIGDPVEMARFYYEEGADEIVFYDITASSERRDIMIDVVRRVAEEIFIPFSVGGGIRTIEDMRAVLLAGAEKVSVNTAAVKDPEIISEGARAFGSQCIVLGMDVKKVEPSGRTPSGYEIVIHGGRTYTGIDALAWARKAEDSGAGEICLNSIDADGTQQGYEIALTSLISGNVNIPVIASGGAGNIDHMYDVLKYAKADAALIASIVHYGTYTIKQIKDELRSRGIKVRNTW; encoded by the coding sequence ATGCTGAGTAAGAGGATCATACCCTGTCTTGATGTGAGAGACGGGAAGACAACAAAAGGTATAAAATTTAAAGAGAATGTGGATATCGGCGACCCGGTGGAAATGGCCAGGTTCTATTATGAAGAGGGAGCGGACGAGATCGTCTTTTATGATATAACCGCCTCCAGTGAGAGGCGTGACATTATGATAGATGTTGTTCGCCGTGTGGCTGAGGAGATTTTCATACCCTTTTCCGTGGGCGGTGGAATCAGGACCATTGAGGACATGCGCGCCGTGCTCCTGGCCGGAGCGGAAAAAGTGAGTGTCAATACCGCAGCAGTGAAGGACCCCGAGATCATTTCCGAGGGGGCAAGGGCCTTTGGGAGCCAGTGCATTGTCCTCGGGATGGACGTCAAAAAGGTCGAGCCTTCCGGCAGAACTCCGTCAGGTTATGAAATCGTCATCCATGGCGGCAGGACGTATACAGGCATTGACGCACTTGCCTGGGCCAGAAAGGCCGAGGATTCGGGGGCAGGTGAAATATGCCTGAACTCCATCGATGCAGACGGTACGCAACAGGGTTATGAAATCGCGCTGACGTCGCTTATTTCCGGAAACGTGAATATCCCGGTAATTGCCTCCGGCGGCGCCGGAAACATAGACCACATGTATGATGTGTTGAAGTATGCCAAGGCAGATGCCGCACTCATAGCATCTATTGTCCACTATGGGACCTATACTATCAAACAGATCAAGGACGAACTGCGCTCCCGCGGCATAAAGGTCCGCAATACCTGGTAG
- a CDS encoding phosphate permease — translation MNIDVIILSIATLIGLYMAANIGANDLANAMGTAVGSRALTLRQAVIISIIANVLGATLAGGYVTGTISKGIIDPGLLMDAPNNLMLGMFAALIAAGLWVHLATYFGLPVSTTHAIVGAVVGFGIISVGAGAVSWGKIISIALSWVISPVAGALIAGGIYYFLEKRVMAAGDPYAAAVHYAPGMIFFVMLVLILSFIFKGLKNLHLDVGFFYTVLLTIPCAALAAMFGRKWVRWQVHVKCELGPNPQGFSPAECFFAQLQVLAACYVAFAHGANDVANAVGPLAAIFSVVETKSVALQVEVPFWMLFIGGIAVGGGLYVFGTRVLETIGKNITEITPIRGFCAQFGAATTILICSRLGLPVSTTHVLVGSVVGVGLMRGIGALDLRILKNIGFSWVVTLPFTMVLAMLIYKVLALFLL, via the coding sequence ATGAACATTGATGTCATCATCTTATCGATCGCCACGCTGATCGGTCTTTACATGGCAGCCAATATCGGCGCCAATGACCTTGCCAACGCCATGGGGACCGCGGTCGGCTCCCGGGCGTTGACCCTGAGGCAGGCGGTAATAATTTCGATAATTGCAAATGTGCTCGGCGCTACACTTGCAGGCGGGTATGTAACCGGCACTATCAGCAAGGGAATCATTGACCCGGGTCTCCTGATGGACGCGCCCAACAATTTGATGCTCGGGATGTTTGCCGCACTCATCGCAGCCGGTCTCTGGGTGCATCTGGCTACATACTTTGGGCTGCCTGTCTCCACCACACACGCCATCGTGGGCGCTGTGGTCGGCTTTGGGATAATAAGTGTGGGCGCAGGCGCCGTCAGCTGGGGTAAGATCATCAGTATTGCTCTCAGTTGGGTCATTTCACCGGTTGCAGGGGCCTTGATTGCAGGAGGCATTTACTATTTTCTTGAAAAAAGGGTCATGGCCGCCGGGGATCCATATGCAGCAGCGGTTCACTATGCACCAGGCATGATCTTCTTTGTGATGTTGGTGCTCATCCTTTCCTTTATATTTAAGGGCCTCAAGAATCTCCACCTCGACGTAGGTTTTTTCTATACGGTGTTGCTCACTATCCCTTGCGCGGCCCTGGCGGCCATGTTCGGCCGGAAATGGGTACGCTGGCAGGTACATGTTAAGTGTGAGCTGGGGCCCAATCCCCAGGGGTTCTCCCCTGCCGAATGTTTCTTTGCCCAGCTTCAGGTACTGGCGGCCTGTTATGTCGCCTTTGCCCATGGAGCCAACGATGTGGCAAATGCCGTCGGCCCGCTTGCGGCCATCTTTTCCGTGGTCGAGACCAAGTCAGTGGCCCTGCAGGTGGAGGTGCCGTTCTGGATGCTTTTTATAGGCGGCATCGCTGTGGGCGGGGGGCTTTATGTATTTGGTACCCGCGTCCTTGAGACCATAGGAAAAAATATTACGGAGATTACGCCGATCCGGGGATTTTGTGCCCAGTTCGGAGCAGCCACCACCATTCTGATATGCTCCCGCCTTGGTTTGCCGGTTTCAACCACCCACGTGCTGGTAGGATCAGTGGTGGGCGTAGGGCTCATGCGGGGCATAGGGGCGCTCGATCTGCGTATCCTGAAAAACATAGGATTTTCATGGGTAGTGACCCTGCCTTTTACGATGGTCCTGGCCATGCTTATATACAAGGTGCTCGCCCTCTTTTTATTATGA